Within Pempheris klunzingeri isolate RE-2024b chromosome 24, fPemKlu1.hap1, whole genome shotgun sequence, the genomic segment GGAGGCGGGCGGTGAGGCTTCGCCGCGGTCAGCTCGCCATGATGCAGATCTCTGAGTCCTACACCCAGAAGAACTCCCTCTTCAACGCCATGAACCGCTTCATCGGCGCCGTCAACAACATGGACCACACGGTGATGGTGCCCAGCCTGCTGCGGGACGTCCCGCTGGACGACGAGGACGTGAAGCCGGTGAGCGCGGCCGACGCCGCCGACGCCGCCAACGACACCGCCTACTTCCACCAGGACGCCGACATGTACAGCTCGTACGTGCTGCTCAAGTCCATCCGCAACGACATCGAGTGGGGCGTCCTGCAGGGCGACGAGCGGCGGAAGGACAAGGCGGGCGTGGCCGAGGTGTCTCGGTTGGCGGCGGAAGACGACGACCTGGAGAAACAGTTTCATTTCCACCTGAACGGACTCCACGCGGTTCTGTCCAAGCTGACGAGCAGAGCCGACACGCTGACGACCCGCTACAAGGAGGAGATCGGCTGCCGGAACTGAGCGGACGTCCGCCGACCTCTAGAAACGACCTGACGGCGTTTAGCTCATTAACTACGACCACGTAGAGAAGTCACTTCATCGATCCGTCATCCAGACTAACATTAGAGTCACAGAAGCTCCTCAGAGTGAAAGACCAAACACTCCGAGCTAacggctaacagctaacagctaacagctaacaaaGCTCTCAGTCTTAGTGGGCTGAACCCCACTTTAGACTAGCAGGTTAGCCCCTGAAAGCTAACTAAACCTGAGGCTAAAAGGTTCCAGAGTCAACGGATGGaatccagtgacatcacacgGCCTTCTAGAACGTTCACATCAAAGAGTCCAGTTCCATCAGAGTCCACATTCTGGCTCCAGTGAACTACGGGTTAAAAGGCACGAAGGTTAGCCCTGTGCTAAGCTAGCCCTGTGCTAAGCTAGCCCTGTGCTAAGCTAGCCCTATGCTGAGCTAGCCCTGTGCTAAGCTAGCCCTGTGCTAAGCTAGCCTGCAGAATATGATGACTAGTTTGAGGTTTTTAACACAAGCAGGTTATGTTTGTGTTAAGAACCACTGGCTCAGTCACAGGATGCTCACACTTTAACCCAAAAACACCTTTTCCTGGATAATTCCGTCTTTCTAAAATTGGCCAtattttgaatggagtctggtgccatCTGATCAAAAAGCTTATTTAAGATTATGACTTCGACTCAACGTTTGATTTGAAGTTTGAAGGATTCAGGATGTATAAAATCAGCGAGGTTCAACCCCCCAGGAAGTGACCTGAGTTATTCAACGTGTCAGATTAAACTTCCTTTATCCTTTCTGATAACGACACTGTTCCACAGGCCGGCTATCAAATATTtaatgtcaaagtgtccttgaacgCACCACCAAATCAGTCCCTGCTTTCAGCTGCACCCCCCTGCGGTTTatcagcgggggggggggggggggggggcagtaaaGAACAGGGAAGGGCTTCGTAGTTAATGAGCTAAACTGTGCAGAAGTAGCAGTGAGGCTGGTTTCAGAGGGACGGTTTGCACTTTGTCTTCAGGgcgtctgtttcctgtctttttgtCGTCACGTCCTTCGTTTCACGCTGCAAGTTCAAAACTATGCAAAACACTTTAACAATCATGTTTCAGCAGGAAGAGTCGCCGCCCGACAGGAACCAGAATCCATTTTAGAGCacagtgctaacatgctaacatgctagctcTAAAACGGGaggattttctgtttctgttgtttaaaCTGCACATTTTGGGGTTTAGAATAGTTCCTAAAGAACCGCACTCAAGTggaaaatgattaataatacaTGCATTTAGAGCTGATCAATAAAATAAGGATTGTTTCCACTGCTGGTAAATCTGCTGAACATGTTTCTGCTAATAAAGTTTTGTCCAACCAGCAAACAAAAACcctaaaatattcagtttattgtccGAAGACAGAAAATCATCCAAAACAACCACGAGGTTTGGTGTTTGTCAGAATGGTCACAACCGCACCGACCTGATTGGCTGATGCGGCTGTGTGGAccgatctgattggctgatgcgGCTGTGTGGAccgatctgattggctgatgcgGCTGTGTGGAccgatctgattggctgtcgaTGTTTACATGAAGGTTATTCAGAACTTCAGCTGAATGATCCTGAATTTATGGATGTGGAACAAAACCAGCAGCTTTATTGACCCTGAACGCCTCAGTCTGACATTTCTGTAAAACTGAAGGAGTTCTGGACTTTCCTGGACTCTGATTGGTCgactgtgaaaataaaaataccgTACGCCCACTGAGCTatgcatttttctatttaatgtcCAGCTTGGCAATTAAAGGTTTTGATGAGTATTTTTGGTGTCTTTGATTCATTAAACCTGCAGGTAAAGTATCAGGAGTAGAAGtactcagctgtgtgtgtgtgtgtgtgtgtgtgtgtgtgtgtgtgtgtcctgataAACCCACAGCAGAGATAAAGAGGACTTGAACGCTGTCAGCTCTCGGCCAAGGCTGCACATGATGTtcgaaaagaagaaaacatttgtttgacttttttacagtttgtttaaGGTCAAGAACAACAATTCATCCATTTTCTGCCTGGGGCCACATTTGGGtgtccaccagactccactgacaaaaacagtaattttacctgacagcagacaggagctgctgctctgctgctgcctccattgattagtttctctgtgttattgtgtgttacacagatatcatgttggatctgaattaaccctttaaaacatcaaagtcacacaacaacacaaacacactgactgatggaggcagcagcagagcagcagctcctgtgtcctgttctctaaaatccctgttttagtgaatgtagtctggtgtgtgtgctgtttgtggttaaaccaaaaggatcttccaggtctctctctgtagggatcctttctctgtagggatcctttctctgtagagatcctttctctgtagagATCCTTTCCAATTTACTttgaatgtttaatttgaatCCCAGGAAAGTATCTCTGTTTAGGGCGTGCTGTCGTGAGTATTAGTgagtatgctaagctaagctagcatTAGCAGGTACGAGCAGGAAGATTATGACCCAAAAAGCCCGTTACAGCTTCACCTTTgaccctctcttctctctgctgggCGGGTGTCCGTTACTCTGAGCTCATCACGCCTCCATTCACCTGTAATCTCCCATAATCCCTCTGACCTCAGTGTTAAACCTCAGGTGATGAGTCAGTGAACGCCCCACGGATggaaagagatttaaaaataataaagtacGACAGTTAGTTAAACTGTTAAAAGGTTAAACAGAGAATACAGAAGTCCCATTCGTTTTTTATGGATTTTAGCGACGTCTGCCATCAGCACTGgactttcaaaacaaaagcattaatAGAGCTTCTATCAGAGGATGACggtcttttcaaaataaagcagccTATTAggttttcagttgttttatttagaaaaacagaaagtgaacGAACCGTTCTCTAACAGCAGCTCTGTAGACACACAGGGGGGTCAGGACCTGGATCACTGGGGGTCAGGACCTGGATCACTGGGGATCAGGACCTGGATCACTGGGGGTCAGGACCTGGATCACTGGGGGTCAGGACCTGGATCACTGGGGATCAGGACCTGGATCACTGGGGGTCAGGACCTGGATCACTGGGATTCACCTTCCACCtcacagaggtcacacaggTTCTCCTCCACGCCCAACGCTCCTCGGCAACCGTCGCTGCCGCACAGACAGggcacttcctgtttcctgtacGTGTCGGCGGAGTAATTCCAGGTGAGCTCAGAGCCGGCGGAGACCAccctgagagaggaagagaggaaacactCCTCAGCCACAGGCAGGACACaagcagcctcctcctccctccccatctcccccctgctcctgctcctccctccccctcctcctgctcttcctccccctgctcctcctctccctccctcctcctccccccctcacCTGCTGGTGAAGAAGGCGATGACGGGGAAGGCGGGGTCATGACAGTCCGTGAACACGTTCTGGACCACCAGGTTTGGCTGGCAGCTGTGCtgaggggtcaaaggtcaaataGGACATTAGACAAACTACGTCCACTAGTTTGATCTATGACTCTGACACTGGTGTTTGACCTGGAGTTAGTCTGTAATTAACCTGGAGTTAGTCTGTAATTAACCTGGAGTTAACCTGGAGTTAGTCTGTAATTAACCTGGAGTTAACCTGGAGTTAGTCTGTAATTAACCTGGAGTTAGTCTGTAATTAACCTGGAGTTAGTCTGTAATTAACCTGGAGTTAGTCTGTAATTAACCTGGAGTTAGTCTGTAATTAACCTGGAGTTAACCTGGAGTTAGTCTGTAATTAACCTGGAGTTAGTCTGTAATTAACCTGGAGTTAGTCTGTAATTAACCTGGAGTTAACCTGGAGTTAGTCTGTAATTAACCTGGAGTTAGTCTGTAATTAACCTGGAGTTAGTCTGTAATTAACCTGGAGTTAACCTGGAGTTAGTCTGTAATTAACCTGGAGTTAGTCTGTAATTAACCTGGAGTTAGTCTGTAATTAACCTGGAGTTAAACTGGAATTAGTCTGTAATTAACCTGGAGTTAGTCTGTAATTAACCTGGAGTTAAACTGGAGTTAGTCTGGAGTTAACCTGGAGTTAACTGGAGTTAGTCTGGAGTTAGTCTGTAATTAACCTGGAGTTAACCTGGAGTTAGTCTGGAGTTAACCTGGAGTTAACCTGGAGTTAACCTGGAGTTAACCTGGAGTTAGTCTGTAATTAACCTGGAGTTAAACTGGAGTTAAACTGGAGTTaatgtgttctctctgtagttaacgtgttctctctgtagttaacctgtagttaacgtgttctctctgtagttaacCTGTAGTTAACTTGTAGTTACCGCGTAGTTaacgtgttctctctgtagttaacgTGTAGTTAACGTGTAGTTaacgtgttctctctgtagttaacCTGTAGTTAATGTGTAGTTAACCTGTAGTTAATGTGTAGTTAACCTGTAGTTaacgtgttctctctgtagttaacgTGTAGTTAACGTGTTCTCTCTATAGTTAACCTGTAGTTAATGTGTAGTTaacgtgttctctctgtagttaacCTGTAGTTAATGTGTAGTTAACCTGTAGTTAATGTGTAGTTAACCTGTAGTTaacgtgttctctctgtagttaacctgtagttaacgtgttctctctgtagttaacgtgttctctctgtagttaacgtgtagttaacgtgttctctctgtagttaacgTGTAGTTAGcgtgttctctctgtagttaacgTGTAGTTGacgtgttctctctgtagttaacgTGTAGTTAACGTGTAGTTGacgtgttctctctgtagttaacgTGTAGTTAACCTGTAGTTaacgtgttctctctgtagttaacgTGTAGTTGacgtgttctctctgtagttaacgTGTAGTTAAggtgttctctctgtagttaacgTGTAGTTAACATGTAGTTaacgtgttctctctgtagttaacgtgttctctctgtagttaacgtgttctctctgtagttaacgtgtagttaacgtgttctctctgtagttaacgtgtagttaacgtgttctctctgtagttaacgtgttctctctgtagttaacgtgttctctctgtagttaacgtgttctctctgtagttaacatgtagttaacgtgttctctctgtagttaacgtgtagttaacgtgttctctctgtagttaaagtgttctctctgtagttaaggtgttctctctgtagttaacgtgtagttaacgtgttctctctgtagttaacgtgttctctctgtagttaacgtgttctctctgtagttaacgTGTCCTCTCTGTAGTTaacgtgttctctctgtagttaacgTGTAGTTAAggtgttctctctgtagttaacgtattctctctgtagttaaggtgttctctctgtagttaacgtgttctctctgtagttaaggtgttctctctgtagttaacgtgttctctctgtagttaacgTGTCCTCTCTGTAGTTAACGTGTAGTTAAggtgttctctctgtagttaacatgtagttaacgtgttctctctgtagttaacgtgtagttaacgtgttctctctgtagttaacgtgttctctctgtagttaacatgtagttaacgtgttctctctgtagttaatgtgtagttaacgtgttctctctgtagttaacCTGTAGTTAAcctgttctctctgtagttaacTTGTAGTTAACCTATAGTTAATGTGTAGTTACcgtgttctctctgtagttaacCTGTAGTTaatgtgttctctctgtagttaacctgtagttaacgtgttctctctgtagttaacCTGTAGTTAACCTGTAGTTaatgtgttctctctgtagttaacgtgttctctctgtagttaacCTGTAGTTAACCTGTAGTTAACCTGTAGTTaacgtgttctctctgtagttaacCTGTAGTTAACGTGTTCTGTCTTACGTTGATGAAGCGGCTCACGTTTCCCTCCTTGCTGGCGTCCAGCAGCTTGACGTCTTCCACCTTCATGGCTCTCTTCCGGTTCCTCTGACTCTTCGTCTCTGTGCCGTTCACGGTCGGGGCCGCCGCCGCTACATCGACTGCGGTTGTTGTGGTGGGTGGAGACCGGTCACCTGACCGGCCCGCTGGGGGAGAGGGCGGCTCGGGGCCACCAGCCAACACCGTCTGGACCTGTGGACAAACATCAGGATAAAACCAGCTGAagccgacttcctgtttggttccATAGCCAGACTCTGACCTTGTCCGGGTCCTGGGCGGCGGCGGCGTCGGCCGGTCTCTGGATCACTGGGACGTGCGAGGTGGCCGTCGGGGGTTCCAGCAGGTTGCTCCGCCCCTCCAGCACCGGCGGTGCCAGCCACTCGGTGACGACCTCCACATCGTCGTCCGAGGGGAGGTCCGCCCTCGTCAGCTTCGGGGGCTGCGGCTCGGAGGGAGTCTGGACCCGGTTCAGGATCACGCCTGCACAGATTCAGCTCGTTACAACATCTCGCCGTCACTAGTCATCACACGGTGAGCAACGGCGGCGGCGGCCCACCTGCGTATGTGCACACAAACGTGCCGCGGTCCAGGTCGTCACGGCAACGGACACCCCAGCCACGGCCGTCAGTCTGGAAGACCTGGAGCCGCACTCTGATCCCTCTCTGGACCAACCGGTTCTGACAGCGAGCCCGGTCACAGCCGCACCACGGaccacactcatacacactgaaacaggaagtcCAGTTCATTACTACAGGAAGTCAACAGGAAGTCCAGTTCATTAATACAGGAAGTCAACAGGAAGTCCTGTTCATTACTACAGGAAGTCAACAGGAAGTCCAGTTCATTAATACAG encodes:
- the LOC139223636 gene encoding mid1-interacting protein 1-B-like, which encodes MMQISESYTQKNSLFNAMNRFIGAVNNMDHTVMVPSLLRDVPLDDEDVKPVSAADAADAANDTAYFHQDADMYSSYVLLKSIRNDIEWGVLQGDERRKDKAGVAEVSRLAAEDDDLEKQFHFHLNGLHAVLSKLTSRADTLTTRYKEEIGCRN